A single window of Methylobacterium oryzae DNA harbors:
- a CDS encoding lytic transglycosylase domain-containing protein — MRLVTLAAMVALTITATTGEAAARVRHHHHRHHAQIVAMEPVAVEAPAEEPSFLDQLLGKTKRVVEAPVRRINRGLNRLTDQAEGGSVQAIVTQEAARASVPQRLAHAVIRVESGYNCRARNRSGAAGAGQLMPATARAMGVRNPMDCRQNIAGSMRYLRQAISRGGASCAGVSLYNTGVGARPRCTAYGRKVIHFAGL; from the coding sequence ATGCGCCTCGTAACGCTGGCGGCCATGGTCGCACTGACGATCACGGCCACGACGGGAGAGGCTGCGGCCCGGGTCCGTCATCATCACCACCGGCACCACGCGCAGATCGTGGCCATGGAGCCGGTCGCTGTCGAGGCGCCGGCCGAGGAGCCCAGCTTCCTCGATCAGCTTCTCGGGAAGACCAAGCGGGTCGTCGAGGCGCCGGTCCGCCGGATCAACCGCGGGCTGAACCGCCTCACCGACCAGGCCGAGGGTGGTTCCGTCCAGGCGATCGTGACCCAGGAAGCGGCCCGCGCCAGCGTGCCCCAGCGACTCGCCCACGCGGTCATCCGGGTCGAGAGCGGCTACAACTGCCGGGCCCGCAACCGCTCGGGCGCGGCAGGCGCTGGGCAGCTCATGCCGGCGACGGCCCGAGCTATGGGCGTGCGCAACCCGATGGACTGCCGCCAGAACATCGCGGGCTCGATGCGCTACCTGCGGCAGGCGATCAGCAGGGGAGGGGCGTCCTGCGCGGGCGTGAGCCTCTACAACACCGGCGTCGGCGCCCGGCCGCGCTGCACGGCCTACGGCCGGAAGGTGATACACTTCGCCGGTCTGTGA
- a CDS encoding 3'-5' exonuclease, producing the protein MTLIAGWDTETTGLQPGDHRFVEVAILTYELESEKLVDTYVTKIDPQRSIPADVQRIHGIGPNDIVGCPTWSEIAEEVRRRLEEPVFTVAHNGEGFDLPFMNYELGRLRLPALTKPVLDTMLRGRFATPNGAVPNLGVFCAALGIDYDPSQAHRAEYDVDVMMRAFFNARRWRAFKDPDLDFLYPAQEMSLAA; encoded by the coding sequence GTGACGCTGATCGCGGGTTGGGACACCGAGACGACGGGCTTGCAGCCGGGCGACCATCGCTTCGTCGAGGTCGCGATCCTCACCTACGAGCTGGAGTCGGAGAAGCTCGTGGACACCTACGTGACCAAGATCGACCCGCAGCGCTCGATCCCGGCCGACGTCCAGCGGATCCACGGCATCGGCCCGAACGACATCGTGGGCTGCCCGACCTGGTCCGAGATCGCCGAGGAGGTGCGCCGGCGCCTCGAGGAGCCGGTGTTCACCGTCGCCCACAACGGCGAGGGCTTCGACCTCCCCTTCATGAACTACGAGCTGGGGCGCCTGCGGCTGCCGGCTCTGACCAAGCCCGTCCTCGACACGATGCTGCGCGGCCGGTTCGCCACCCCGAACGGGGCGGTCCCGAACCTCGGCGTGTTCTGCGCCGCCCTCGGCATCGACTACGACCCGTCCCAGGCGCACCGGGCGGAATACGACGTGGACGTGATGATGCGCGCCTTCTTCAACGCGCGCCGTTGGCGCGCCTTCAAGGATCCCGACCTCGACTTCCTCTACCCCGCCCAGGAGATGTCCCTTGCCGCGTAA
- a CDS encoding DUF1653 domain-containing protein — MTATALSPKPDYLPGRGSIWRHHKGTVYRVAAVSRHSEEPGQWLVTYEPVEGGDAWTRAHLFSAENQWAGFADSWVGDGGTDRFTYVSGPRTWRDELPAEPTREQLLEMLDNVSAAARNLIVQFGGQLYRDDAAQRRQLVDEARVVCDRLIRGEVA, encoded by the coding sequence ATGACAGCAACCGCGCTTTCGCCCAAGCCCGACTACCTGCCCGGTCGCGGCTCGATCTGGCGCCACCACAAGGGCACCGTCTACCGCGTGGCCGCCGTCTCCCGGCACAGCGAGGAGCCCGGCCAGTGGCTCGTGACCTACGAGCCGGTCGAGGGCGGCGACGCCTGGACCCGGGCGCATCTGTTCTCGGCCGAGAACCAGTGGGCGGGCTTCGCCGATAGCTGGGTCGGCGACGGCGGCACCGACCGCTTCACCTACGTGTCGGGCCCGCGCACCTGGCGCGACGAGCTGCCGGCCGAGCCGACCCGCGAGCAGCTCCTGGAGATGCTGGACAACGTCTCGGCCGCGGCCCGCAACCTGATCGTCCAGTTCGGCGGCCAGCTCTACCGGGACGACGCTGCCCAGCGCCGGCAGCTCGTGGACGAGGCGAGGGTGGTGTGCGACCGCCTGATCCGGGGCGAGGTCGCCTGA
- a CDS encoding AAA family ATPase, translated as MIGFTGASRTGKSTLARLAAANLGFTYHEMRTAEIMAGGGFENIGNLPIDVRIAAQEFYLKRYAEIIDGLPRPVLVDRTPLDLIGYMMAEVGMHATTPEQGERIRVFCERALTLANRNFGIIFIPVPLPTYQVAEGKAPANPAYQWHTHWIMEGAAQMMRGPTMVRISALDLETRVNGVCEVIVNWMETNARNNSANSLH; from the coding sequence ATGATCGGGTTCACCGGCGCCAGCCGCACTGGCAAGAGCACCCTCGCGCGCCTCGCCGCCGCGAACCTCGGCTTCACCTACCACGAGATGCGGACGGCCGAGATCATGGCCGGCGGCGGCTTCGAGAACATCGGCAATCTGCCGATCGACGTGCGCATCGCCGCCCAGGAGTTCTACCTCAAGCGCTACGCGGAGATCATCGACGGCCTGCCGCGCCCGGTGCTGGTCGACCGCACGCCGCTCGACCTGATCGGCTACATGATGGCCGAGGTGGGCATGCACGCGACCACGCCCGAGCAGGGCGAGCGGATCCGCGTGTTCTGCGAGCGGGCGCTCACGCTCGCCAACCGCAACTTCGGGATCATCTTCATCCCGGTGCCGCTCCCGACTTACCAGGTCGCCGAAGGCAAGGCGCCGGCCAACCCCGCCTACCAGTGGCACACGCACTGGATCATGGAAGGCGCCGCCCAGATGATGCGCGGCCCGACGATGGTGCGGATCTCGGCGCTCGACCTGGAGACCCGGGTTAACGGCGTGTGCGAGGTCATCGTGAACTGGATGGAGACGAATGCTCGCAACAATTCTGCAAATTCGCTCCATTGA
- a CDS encoding ATP-binding protein, giving the protein MIGHDANGQEIALDADKLTGTHLAIIGNTGAGKTHTVRKVLEQLWGKGVHIIIDPEQEFHTLRQIHPYVIVGGPYAEMHRGPARQVAEWILRSKTSVIIQFSDTDGLDRQREWIGQFIDALMVQPRELWQPVFLVIDEAHRYAPQSGPAGTSRRAICTLMSQGRKRGFTGILCTQRLAKITKDATGECNTWLVGRVGQVLDRNAAANNLGFPVKSDEALGLRDLDPGQFWGFGVAIGKRPILITVAATASQHLKLGEKWVPVNLNKKLVIPRKSNWAPKLAVATVLTAFVAFIVLLPHLA; this is encoded by the coding sequence ATGATCGGTCACGACGCGAACGGGCAGGAGATCGCCCTCGACGCCGACAAGCTCACCGGCACCCACCTCGCGATCATCGGCAACACGGGCGCCGGCAAGACGCACACGGTGCGCAAGGTCCTCGAGCAGCTCTGGGGCAAGGGCGTCCACATCATCATCGACCCCGAGCAGGAGTTCCACACCCTGCGCCAGATCCACCCCTACGTGATCGTGGGCGGCCCCTACGCCGAGATGCACCGCGGCCCTGCCAGGCAGGTTGCCGAGTGGATCCTTCGCTCGAAGACCTCGGTCATCATCCAGTTCAGCGACACCGACGGCCTGGACCGGCAGCGCGAGTGGATCGGGCAGTTCATTGACGCCCTGATGGTTCAGCCGCGCGAGCTGTGGCAGCCCGTCTTCCTGGTGATCGACGAGGCGCACCGCTACGCCCCGCAGTCGGGCCCGGCCGGCACCTCGCGGCGCGCGATCTGCACGCTGATGAGCCAGGGCCGCAAGCGCGGCTTCACCGGCATCCTCTGCACGCAGCGGCTCGCCAAGATCACGAAGGACGCGACCGGCGAGTGCAACACCTGGCTCGTCGGCCGGGTCGGCCAGGTCCTCGACCGCAACGCCGCGGCGAACAACCTGGGCTTCCCGGTCAAGAGCGACGAGGCGCTTGGCCTGCGCGACCTCGACCCGGGCCAGTTCTGGGGGTTCGGCGTCGCCATCGGCAAGCGGCCGATCCTCATCACCGTCGCGGCCACCGCGAGCCAGCACCTCAAGCTCGGCGAGAAGTGGGTGCCGGTGAACCTCAACAAGAAGCTGGTCATCCCGCGGAAATCGAACTGGGCGCCCAAGCTCGCCGTCGCGACCGTGCTCACCGCCTTCGTCGCCTTCATCGTGCTGCTTCCGCATCTCGCCTGA
- the dut gene encoding dUTP diphosphatase yields MSNPFLIPVRLKRLTETAVIPTYGSAQAAGMDFHADISQQLILEPGGRATIPTGIAMALPAHLALFMCPRSGLSSKSGITVHNGPGVIDGDYRGGVGVILHNTTHQQFVVNPGDRVAQGVIVPVFQAVFEEVKELDETARGAGGFGSTGVSKAPSPPLSVLDQEVLLPSGKPMDRNSVIGLLALAQAARDRRGHGELPPLWLEAAPEGDAA; encoded by the coding sequence GTGAGCAATCCCTTCCTCATTCCCGTGCGTCTCAAGCGGCTCACCGAGACCGCGGTTATCCCGACCTACGGCAGCGCCCAGGCGGCCGGCATGGATTTTCACGCTGACATTTCGCAGCAGCTCATCCTGGAGCCGGGCGGCCGCGCCACGATCCCGACCGGCATCGCGATGGCCCTGCCGGCGCACCTGGCACTGTTCATGTGCCCGCGCTCGGGTCTGTCGTCCAAGTCCGGCATCACCGTCCACAACGGCCCGGGCGTGATCGACGGCGACTATCGCGGCGGCGTCGGCGTGATCCTGCACAACACCACGCACCAGCAGTTCGTGGTGAACCCGGGCGACCGGGTTGCGCAGGGCGTGATCGTGCCGGTGTTCCAGGCCGTGTTCGAGGAGGTCAAGGAGCTCGACGAGACGGCGCGCGGCGCCGGCGGCTTCGGCTCCACGGGCGTCAGCAAGGCCCCCTCCCCTCCCCTCTCGGTGCTGGACCAGGAGGTTCTTCTCCCGTCGGGCAAGCCGATGGACCGCAACAGCGTGATTGGTCTCCTGGCGCTCGCACAGGCCGCGCGCGACCGGCGCGGGCACGGGGAGCTTCCGCCGCTCTGGCTCGAGGCCGCGCCCGAGGGAGACGCCGCGTGA
- a CDS encoding HEPN/Toprim-associated domain-containing protein, giving the protein MGTSIELELGGITLDYAKNHMGNDHGPLFQENDRQRRPSDEIDYEYFVENPDDELLARNEACFVRRLGQVIPRLNLLGHTIETAKEEYEAVVRDAIEVQRDSGQEGDGQIVYMNFQEFIEFCGRFDISDLDNIYIDGTTEDCDAIVRGRFSALREEIRRIPEDYNQRMYWSERSYFGSIVCILSPYSMLQVFGCSEKHHKAEVVWQFGPIVDAGWVAEDQFQGGAGRLNSILVATEGSSDARILRRAIDILHPDIADFFRFIDVDQSHPFPGTGNLVKFAEGLVRIDIQNRIIFVFDNDAEGLFAYSKVLTLQKPANMRAMMLPSIDSFKAFAARGPEGVRLSDINERAAAIECYLDLRIPGRPCAEVVWSNYKKEVDRWHGALEHKETYMRRFLDQSIESVLDGSYDTGKIRKIIEKLIEESIAMSAK; this is encoded by the coding sequence ATGGGGACTTCCATAGAATTGGAACTAGGGGGTATCACCCTCGACTATGCGAAAAATCATATGGGTAATGATCACGGGCCGCTATTCCAAGAGAACGATCGGCAGCGTCGACCATCCGATGAGATCGATTACGAGTATTTTGTTGAAAATCCCGACGATGAATTGCTGGCCCGGAATGAAGCTTGTTTTGTTCGTCGACTTGGGCAGGTGATTCCGCGATTGAATCTATTAGGTCATACCATAGAGACGGCTAAAGAAGAATATGAAGCAGTTGTCCGCGACGCGATAGAGGTTCAGCGGGACAGCGGTCAAGAAGGAGATGGTCAAATTGTTTACATGAATTTCCAAGAGTTTATTGAGTTTTGTGGACGTTTCGACATTTCTGATTTGGATAATATTTATATTGATGGAACCACTGAAGATTGCGATGCTATCGTTCGCGGGAGATTTAGTGCGCTTAGAGAAGAAATCCGCCGAATTCCTGAAGATTACAACCAGCGAATGTATTGGTCGGAGCGGAGCTATTTCGGCTCGATAGTTTGCATTTTGAGTCCGTATTCGATGCTGCAGGTATTTGGATGCAGCGAGAAACACCACAAAGCGGAGGTTGTTTGGCAATTTGGCCCAATCGTTGACGCGGGCTGGGTAGCTGAAGATCAGTTCCAGGGCGGGGCGGGGCGTCTGAACTCGATCCTGGTCGCAACTGAAGGTTCTTCTGATGCCCGGATTTTGCGTCGCGCGATCGATATTTTGCATCCAGATATAGCAGACTTTTTTCGCTTCATCGATGTCGATCAAAGTCATCCCTTTCCGGGCACCGGTAATCTCGTAAAATTTGCTGAAGGTCTCGTGCGCATCGACATACAGAACCGGATCATATTCGTATTTGATAATGACGCTGAAGGTTTATTTGCTTATTCGAAAGTTCTAACTCTACAAAAGCCCGCAAATATGAGAGCTATGATGCTCCCCTCGATTGACAGTTTTAAGGCGTTCGCAGCGCGTGGCCCTGAGGGCGTCAGGCTTAGTGATATTAACGAACGTGCCGCAGCGATTGAATGTTATCTTGATCTTAGAATTCCCGGCCGCCCGTGCGCCGAGGTGGTCTGGAGTAACTATAAGAAAGAGGTTGATCGATGGCACGGCGCACTTGAGCACAAGGAGACTTACATGCGGCGTTTCCTAGACCAGAGCATCGAAAGCGTTTTGGACGGGTCGTATGATACAGGGAAAATTAGAAAAATTATTGAAAAATTAATAGAGGAGTCAATAGCAATGTCAGCAAAATAA